From the genome of Triticum aestivum cultivar Chinese Spring chromosome 3B, IWGSC CS RefSeq v2.1, whole genome shotgun sequence, one region includes:
- the LOC123066867 gene encoding probable ascorbate-specific transmembrane electron transporter 1, translating to MPVKSGASFRLTALPMIVMAQLLAAAVFTLTLVWVLHFREGVTWEMGSIPQLVYTAHPLFMVIGLVICTGEAVMAYRIVLGPRAARKAVHLLLHLLSLGFAAVGLYAAVKFHRDAGLPDIHSLHSWLGIATIGLYALQWLVAFVYFVFPGAMMTMRADYAPWHIFFGIVIFLMAVCTAETGLAKYIFPGNDYPSEAFIINFLGISIFVFGVTVVLAVILPSRY from the exons ATGCCGGTCAAGAGCGGCGCCAGCTTCCGGCTCACGGCGCTGCCGATGATTGTCATGGCGCAGCTGCTCGCCGCTGCCGTGTTCACGCTCACCCTCGTATGGGTGCTGCACTTCAGGGAGGGCGTCACCTGGGAGATGGGCTCTATCCCGCAGCTGGTTTACACG GCACACCCCCTCTTCATGGTCATCGGCCTTGTCATTTGCACCGGAGAAG CGGTGATGGCGTACAGGATCGTGCTGGGCCCGCGTGCGGCAAGGAAGGCAGTGCACCTTTTGCTGCATCTGCTTTCCCTGGGCTTCGCAGCCGTCGGGTTGTACGCCGCCGTCAAGTTCCACCGCGACGCCGGCCTCCCTGACATCCACTCCTTGCATTCCTGGCTGGGAATAGCCACCATCGGCCTCTATGCCCTCCAG TGGCTGGTGGCTTTCGTGTACTTTGTGTTCCCTGGGGCTATGATGACCATGAGGGCAGACTACGCGCCGTGGCACATTTTCTTCGGCATCGTCATCTTCCTCATGGCCGTCTGCACTGCTGAGACCGGCCTCGCCAAGTACATCTTCCCCGGCAACGACTACCCAAGCGAGGCGTTCATCATCAACTTCCTTGGGATCTCCATCTTCGTGTTTGGTGTTACCGTTGTCCTAGCCGTCATCCTTCCGTCAAGATACTAG